The following are encoded in a window of Callithrix jacchus isolate 240 chromosome 9, calJac240_pri, whole genome shotgun sequence genomic DNA:
- the MCRS1 gene encoding microspherule protein 1 isoform X3 has translation MRQLHPEAIAAIQSKALFSKAEEQLLSKVGSTSQPTLETFQDLLHRHPDAFCLARTAKALQAHWQLMKQYYLLEDQTVQPLPKGDQVLNFSDAEDLIDDNKLKDMRDEVLEHELMVADRRQKREIRQLEQELHKWQVLVDSITGMSSPDFDNQTLAVLRGRMVRYLMRSREITLGRATKDNQIDVDLSLEGPAWKISRKQGVIKLKNNGDFFIANEGRRPIYIDGRPVLCGSKWRLSNNSVVEIASLRFVFLINQDLIALIRAEAAKITPQ, from the exons ATGAGGCAGCTGCACCCAGAGGCTATTGCAGCCATCCAGAGCAAAGCCCTTTTCAGCAAGGCTGAGGAGCAACTGCTGAGCAAAGTGGGATCG ACCAGCCAGCCCACCTTGGAGACCTTCCAGGACCTGCTGCACAGACACCCTGATGCCTTCTGCTTGGCCCGTACCGCCAAGGCCCTACAGGCCCACTGGCAGCTCATGAAGCAGTATTACCTGCTGGAGGACCAGACAG TGCAGCCACTGCCCAAAGGGGACCAAGTGCTGAACTTCTCTGATGCAGAGGACCTGATTGATGACAATAAGCTCAA GGACATGCGAGATGAGGTCCTGGAACATG AGCTGATGGTGGCTGACCGGCGCCAGAAGCGAGAGATTCGGCAACTGGAACAAGAACTGCATAAGTGGCAGGTGCTAGTGGACAGCATCACAG GCATGAGCTCTCCGGACTTTGACAACCAGACACTGGCAGTGCTGCGGGGCCGCATGGTGCGGTACCTGATGCGCTCACGAGAG ATCACCCTGGGCAGAGCAACCAAGGATAACCAGATTGATGTGGACCTGTCTCTGGAGGGTCCTGCCTGGAAGATCTCCCGGAAGCAAG GTGTCATCAAGCTGAAGAACAACGGTGATTTCTTCATTGCCAATGAGGGTCGACGGCCCATCTACATCGATGGACGGCCGGTGCTGTGTGGCTCCAAATGGCGCCTCAGCAACAACTCTGTGGTGGAG ATCGCCAGCCTGCGATTCGTCTTCCTCATCAACCAGGACCTCATTGCCCTCATCAGGGCCGAGgctgccaagatcacaccacagtgA